CTACCTAGAGAGTAGGAAGAATCTTGAGCAAACGGCAGAGAATGTAGCGGCAATATTAAAAGTCGGTAAGATGTTATAGATCATCTATTAGAGTTCTCTATCAGGATTATCTGTCAAGAGCCCCTATCAAAACAAGAGGAGAGAGAAATGTTAGAGACATTTGGGTTGGAAATCACGATTTTTATTAAACTAATCGTAGGAATGATCGGTGTTCTTCTCTATCTGCGCGTATCGGGTAAATCACAAATGTCTCAGATGACGCCGGCAGATATCGTTAGCTCCTTTGTGATTGGCGCAATCGTCGGAGGGACAATCTATGCACCTAATCTTTCTGTCTGGTATATGATTTTTGGCCTTATGGCCTGGACTGTCGTGAGTTATGCGCTCCATCTATTGACTAAAATCCCCTTCTTTTATCGGCTTTTTTATGGTTCGGTCACCTTTATTGTGAAAGGTGGGGCATTGCAACTTGATGAGATGCGTCGTAATAAAATGGATGCTGAACAATTGACTGCAAAATTGCGAGAGCAACGTATTTTTAGTCTGATGGATGTTGATGATGTGAGATTAGAGACAGATGGGCAGATGACAGTTTTTCTTAAGACAGAGAAAGTGCGGGGATTTCTCTTAATTAGCGAAGGCAATATTTTA
This Ignatzschineria indica DNA region includes the following protein-coding sequences:
- a CDS encoding DUF421 domain-containing protein; its protein translation is MLETFGLEITIFIKLIVGMIGVLLYLRVSGKSQMSQMTPADIVSSFVIGAIVGGTIYAPNLSVWYMIFGLMAWTVVSYALHLLTKIPFFYRLFYGSVTFIVKGGALQLDEMRRNKMDAEQLTAKLREQRIFSLMDVDDVRLETDGQMTVFLKTEKVRGFLLISEGNILEENLKDAGKSEAWLQEELGKIGIQEIESLYCVEWTPGRGVMVVDDKGKTITVTE